The Bombus pyrosoma isolate SC7728 linkage group LG3, ASM1482585v1, whole genome shotgun sequence genome has a segment encoding these proteins:
- the LOC122566347 gene encoding outer dynein arm-docking complex subunit 3, whose amino-acid sequence MSDPLAPTIEDKLNDLNKKITEIKKKIQLSEGQRKATFEEYEAKKHEYGEKIATLKQSVKELYVEYANIRNNEGKSEGKVHVSRKSLACEKKRNLDETITKMQEDNVRLRKKHDLIKYERKKRQRRLHSLLDEYSKLTSNKMQKIFKEKIENPLRNKIVKLEVRLERIRMMQIKANIARMKYRSMCSDLKQRSVLYASSLKSLEDEIKEQENEMKRLEKAKEEAITLKDNMQETLIKEEIEVTNCSKERHAVLEEYRERVLERKTELERLEKMIFHSRPRDDFDTRGESHVQHAEDITKDEVTRLEETFAKLRSATGVSRSEDVVNRFLGQRATKDNLQKMRLATEQEKMALEKQRLQLVDEMEMRKFSETKDAEQNAEETEKLNRRIDQQRSRRLKADARRQKVEDLLQGITMTLWNVCNKFRDIIDRLPKESSEIQHPLQLLDLINEKLTNTIETLGGQDKYLQVLQEISIDKLETVSITTNSVEGKAARIDGGPLFPRFPSAMTPATLLSEDEEDIPTRNTLKKQAQQLVDIKSRRKAFTFRK is encoded by the exons ATGTCTGACCCGTTAGCGCCCACTATAGAAGACAAACTAaacgatttgaataaaaaaatcacCGAGATCAAGAAAAAGATCCAACTATCAG AGGGACAAAGAAAAGCGACTTTCGAAGAATACGAAGCTAAGAAGCACGAGTACGGGGAGAAAATCGCAACTCTCAAGCAAAGCGTTAAAGAACTCTACGTGGAATATGCAAACATACGGAAC AACGAGGGGAAATCAGAGGGCAAAGTTCACGTAAGTCGCAAATCTTTGGCTTGTGAGAAAAAACGCAATTTAGATGAGACAATTACTAAAATGCAAGAGGACAATGTACGCTTAAGAAAGAAGCACGATCTAATTAAGTACGAACGTAAGAAG CGACAGCGGAGACTGCACTCGTTGCTGGATGAATATAGTAAATTAACGAGCAATAAGATGCAGAAGATATTTAAGGAGAAGATAGAGAATCCGTTGCGAAAC aaaattgttaaacTGGAAGTACGTTTGGAGCGTATCAGGATGATGCAAATCAAAGCGAACATAGCACGAATGAAATATCGGTCGATGTGCTCCGATCTAAAACAGAGATCTGTGCTTTATGCATCTTCTTTGAAAAGTCTGGAAGATGAAATAAAGGAGCAAgagaacgaaatgaaacgtcTGGAG aaagcgaaagaagaagCTATTACGTTAAAGGATAATATGCAGGAAACattgataaaagaagaaatcgaggTTACAAATTGTAGCAAAGAGCGTCATGCTGTCCTTGAAGAATACAG GGAACGCGTGTTAGAGCGAAAAACGGAACTCGAGCGTTTGGAAAAGATGATATTCCATTCGCGTCCGCGAGATGATTTTGACACACGCGGAGAAAGCCATGTACAGCATGCGGAGGACATTACCAAGGACGAGGTGACACGACTCGAAGAGACGTTCGCCAAGCTTCGCAGTGCCACCGGAGTGTCCAGATCCGAAGACGTTGTGAACCGGTTTCTGGGTCAGCGAGCGACTAAGGATAATCTGCAGAAAATGCGGCTGGCCACGGAGCAAGAGAAAATGGCCTTAGAAAAGCAGAGACTGCAGCTTGTCGACGAAATGGAAATGAGAAAGTTCTCTGAAACGAAGGACGCGGAACA AAATGCggaagaaacggagaaactGAATCGTCGCATCGACCAACAGCGATCGCGCCGATTAAAAGCAGACGCGAGAAGGCAGAAGGTGGAAGATCTGTTGCAAGGAATTACCATGACATTGTGGAACGTGTGCAACAAATTTCGA GATATAATCGATAGGTTGCCTAAAGAATCAAGCGAAATTCAACACCCTTTGCAGCTCCTAGATCTAATAAATGAGAAGCTAACTAACACCATTGAAACTTTAGGTGGACAAGACAAGTATTTGCAAGTATTGCAGGAAATATCGATTGACAAG TTGGAAACAGTATCGATTACGACTAACTCAGTGGAGGGAAAAGCAGCACGTATAGATGGAGGGCCACTTTTCCCACGATTTCCATCCGCAATGACACCGGCGACGTTGCTTTCTGAAGACGAAGAGGATATACCAACTAGAAACACTCTCAAGAAACAGGCACAGCAACTGGTTGATATTAAAAGTCGTCGAAAAGCATTTACTTTCAGAAAATGA
- the LOC122565736 gene encoding ribosomal RNA small subunit methyltransferase NEP1: protein MGKKRKTRDGNSDSEYDPAPKHLHIAHIKNQEKRLIIILENAQLESVKVGNSFQLLNCDDHVNILKKNNRDPGMCRPDITHQCLLMLMDSPLNRTGLLQVYLHTEKNVLIEVNPQTRIPRTFKRFAGLMVQLLHKFSIRASDGPMKLLKVIKNPVTDHLPVGCRKIAMSFSANKVQNPRELVLPDEPIAITVGAMAHGQVKPDYVEDTISISNYPLSGALTCSKLCSAFEEVWGIV, encoded by the exons ATGGGTAAAAAGCGCAAAACTCGGGATGGAAATAGCGACTCTGAATACGATCCAGCTCCTAAACATCTTCATATTGCTCACATCAAAAACCAAGAGAAACGTTTGATTATTATCTTAGAAAACGCTCAATTAGAATCGGTTAAG GTTGGAAATAGCTTTCAGTTATTGAATTGTGACGATCacgttaatatattaaaaaagaataatcgtGATCCTGGCATGTGCCGACCAGATATTACTCATCaatgtttattaatgttaatggaTAGCCCGTTAAATAGAACTGGTCTTCTGCAAGTTTATCTCCATACGGAAAAGAATGTTTTGATAGAAGTAAATCCACAAACCAGGATACCAAGAACGTTTAAACGTTTTGCCGGCCTTATGG TGCAATTGTTACATAAATTCAGTATTCGTGCCTCTGATGGTccgatgaaattattaaaagtaattaaaaatccaGTTACCGATCATCTGCCAGTTGGCTGTCGCAAAATTGCAATGTCATTTAGTGCAAATAAGGTACAAAATCCGCGAGAATTAGTTCTCCCTGATGAACCAATAGCCATTACGGTAGGAGCAATGGCGCATGGACAG GTGAAGCCAGATTATGTAGAAGATACTATATCTATAAGCAACTATCCACTATCTGGTGCTTTAACGTGTAGCAAATTATGCTCCGCGTTTGAAGAAGTTTGGGGAATAGTATAA